Within Dryobates pubescens isolate bDryPub1 unplaced genomic scaffold, bDryPub1.pri scaffold_147_arrow_ctg1, whole genome shotgun sequence, the genomic segment CCCTGGGGCTCCAcaggctccaccaccacccccagggcctcctgcagctggcagcagatctgcagggaggggacacggcggggggtgagggagggtaCAGTTGGGGCACACTGGGGAGGTGAGAGGGGGGACACTGTGAGGGGAGGCACAGAGGGGACAGGTGGCAGTGAGCGTGGATGGCTtgaggggggatggggaggaagaagaggatgcaggagaggtggtgggaCAGGGACTGAGGGGACatagggcagcaggctggggacacctGGGACATCAGAGGGACCCTGAGGGGACACTTGGGACAACAGAAGGGTCTACAGAGAGGGAGGGGTCTCAGGGGGGAccacagggagagggaggaccaaggcgggggggggggggggggggggaggggaccacagggagagggaggaccAAGgcgtggggtgggaggggaccacagggagggagagggccAAGGGGGGAGGAAccacagggagagagagggcCGAGGGAccacagggagggagagggccggggtggggaccacagggagggagagggccggggtggggctccagcagggtgctggagcgGTCCCAGGGGAGCGCGGGCACCCCCCGGGTGCTCACCAGCttcttggagagcagcagcgcCGCGGGGTCGGGGCTGGCCAGGGCGCGGGAGGCGAAGCGCAGGAGGTGCTCCTGGCGCTGCTGCAGCCCGGCCATGGCCCAGTGCTGCCTCTCCAGCCGCTCCTGCTGgcgctccagcagcctctgccggGGGACAGGCCCAGGGCACCGCTGCGGGCGGGGCCGGCAGCGCCCGCGGCGGCCCCGCCCCGGGCGGCCCCCCCGGCCGGGCGCGCCcccggggggcggcggcggcggcgctgaCCTGGGCGTCGCCGAGCAGCGCCTTGCTGCGCTTGTTGAGCTCCCTCATGACCTGCAGGATCGCCACCTTCACCTCCACCTGCACCTTCTGCTGCACCTCCGCCACCTGCCGCAGGCTGCGGGCGGCACGAGGCTCAGCGCCGGCACcgcgccccctgccccgcccctaCTGCACCTCCGCCACCTGCCGCAGGCTGCGGGCAGCATGAGGCTCAGCGCTGGCACcgcgccccctgccccgcccctgccccgcccccaCTGCACCTCCGCCACCTGCCGCAGGCTGCGGGCGGCACGAGGCTCAGCGCCGGCACcgcgccccctgccccgcccccaCTGCACCTCCGCCACCTGCCGCAGGCTGCGGGCAGCATGAGGCTCAGCGCTGGCACcgcgccccctgccccgcccctgccccgcccccaCTGCACCTCCGCCACCTGCCGCAGGCTGCGGGCGGCACGAGGCTCAGAGCCAGCGCCacgccccctgccccgcccctgccccgcccccaccccctgctgcacCTCCGCCACCTGCCGCAGGCTGCGGGCAGCGCAAGGCTCAGCGGGGCAGTGCCTCagactgctcctcctgcccccttccccaacccccaccccccccccttcttcccctacccccctccccgctgccccGGGGCACCTACAAGCCTCGGACCTCCTTGCTGGCCCTCTGCAGGGTGGCGTGCTTGTCTCCCAGGTGCTTCAGGAGGGTCACCAGGGTCTTGCGCTGGCTCCTGACGGCGTCCTCCAGGGCCTGGTACctggggggtgggcagcagaaaggaggcTCGGGGAGGGCCCTGCCCCACCAGGGCTGCGCCCAGGGACATCGACCAGGAGGCCACAACCCAACACACCTTGACCCGGGAAgaccccaacccaacaaacctTGGCCGCGAAGACCTCGCCCAGGAAGAGCCTGACCCAACCCAGGGCAGACCCTAACCAGGAGGCCTCAACTAGGGGAACTCAACCCACTAGGCCCAACTCAAGAAACTTGACCCAGGAGCCCCCCAGCCCAAGAAGGCCTTGACCAGGAAgaccccaacccaacaaacctTGACCCAGGAGCCCCCAACCCAGGAAGACCTTGACCCAGGAGGCCTCAACTAAGGGAACTCAACCCAGGAAGATCTCAAGCCCAGAGAAAGAGATGCAATGAAGCACTAATTAGGCAGCCTTAACaaaggaggggctgagagaggCCCTCACTGGTGGTCCTTGTGggcacccagctggcagtggcggCAGGTGACAGCCTCACAGGTGGCACAGAAGAGGGCCAGGGGCTCCTGGTGGTGCTCGGAGCAGAAGATGGGGCGGGAAGCatccttggccctgctgctctctgggggagagggaggagcagggctgaggtcaTCATGAGGAGGTCATGAGGTCACAGGTggggctggtggcactggggggggtgggcagggctgtggcacctCCAGGTGAGGCCATCAGGGGGTGGGCACCGCAGAGATGGTGAAGagcagaagctggaggagggggggggtcagcagggggggggtcagcagggtggggggtcagcagggggttggggaggggcagacctgcagcctggagagtgTGGTCCTTGGTGTACTTGACCCTCTGGTGAGCCTCCACACAGGTGTCacagaggggctctgagcactcCAGGCAGtagctggtggcagcagcattgtcctCACAGCTGGTGCAGCactggggggagaggagagaggcacagccaggggtgagggcagggggagagagggaggggagaccaaagggggagggggagagaggggttggggggagaccaaaggggaagggggaaggggggggggaccCCAAGGGAGGTACCTGGctgggcccagggctgggggcagcctgctgggcactgctgtctctcaggaagaagttctctgtGACCTCCTCCAGGGCCCACAGCTGGTGGCAGAGGGGACAGGAGACCACTGCCAGGAGAAAGACATCAGCAGGAAGAGACCCTGGGCGGGGGGAGGGCTCTGAGCTTTCCCCAGCCCAAGGGAAGACCCCAAAACCTTTGGGGGGATGACCACCAAAGCATGGAGGCAGCTTGAGCCTGGgcccctctgtgctgccccttccaccccccaaaTAGGGCTCCTttagccctcccccccccccccccccccccccccccaggctccttCCCCCTTTGCAAAGCTCTTTCCACCCACCTTGAAGATCCTTCCCTCTCCATAaaactcctctcctccttcccccctcccccctaagGCTTTCCCACCTCCCTCCAAGGCTTCTTTCCCTCCCTATAAGGCTCCCTTATCCTCTTCACGAGGGTCCTCCCTCCTCCATGAAGCTCCTTTCGTCCTCCCCTCAGGTTCCTTTACTCCCCCAACAAAGCTCTTTCCCCACCATCAAATTCCTTTGGCTCCTCCAGGATTTTATTGCTCTCCTACACAAATCTTCACCCCCCATAAGGTTCCTTCATCCCTCCACAAAGCTCCTTCCCCCCGCCAGGTCTCCTTCACAGGGCTCTTCTGTCCCCTATAAGGCTCCTTTATCCCCccaagagatttttttcccctctctgtaaagctcctctctgcccccatAAGGTTCTTCTACGTCTCTATAAGGCTCTTTCATGTCTCTCAAGAGGCTCTTCTCTCCCCACAAAGCTGTTTCACCTATCCACAAGTCGCCTTCACCCCTACATGGGGCTCTTTTTTCTCCTGTAATCCTCCTCTAAGACCCTCAAgggctctctccccccccccccccaccgtATCCCCCCAGGAGGTTCTTTCGCTCCCTGTACATCTCCTCTCTGACCCCATAAGGCTTTTTTGCCTCTCTATAGGGCTTCTTCACGCCTTTCAAGAGACTCTTCTCTCCCCACAAAGCTGTTTCGCCTCTCTACAGGTCTCCTTCACTCCTCCACGCggctcttttcccctcctctaaCCCCCTCGAGGGCTCCTTTATCCCCCCCATGAGGCTCCTTTAGCCCATGAGGCTCGTTCCCTCCCTATAAAGttgctcttccccctccctccaacTCTCCTTCATCCCTCCCCAAgactctcttccccttccccacccggcccagcctcacctgctcGCCCCGGGCCCGGACCGGCGGCAGGCTGCGGGGAGGGCCTCAAGCAGTCCTTGCAGACCGagtggaggcagggcagcagcctcgGCTCCCTCTCGGCCTTCAGGCGGCTCCGGCAGAGCCCGCAGGATTCCAACAGATCCAAGGGATCCGCTCGCTTGGCCGCGGGATCGCCGGGATCCGGAGCAGGCCCCGACATGGCGCCGACCCCCGCGGCCCAGAGACCCCTCACGGCCACCACAGGCGGAAGCGGGGGCGGGAGGGAGCCGTGACTGACAGCACGGGCAGCCAGTGGGAGGCGCGCTTCGCGGGGAGGAGGGCGGTACGGGAGGCGGTGATAGGCGGAGGACGAGGGAGAACCCCCTCCAATCAGACCCCGCGGTGGGCgggagagaaaaagcagagtcATTCAATAGGCGGTGGGAAGACTGTTGATTGACAGCGCGCTGAGCCAATCGGCTTCTTCCTACGCGCCCTGCGGCCTCCCTAGCCGAAAAGCAAGGTCGGGAGCCATAAGGCGGGAAAGGAGCCGGACCAATCAGCGGGGGAGTTACCCGGCGAAGGCGGGGATTGGCAAGATGGGCGAGAAGCGCAGCCAATCGGATTCAAGGGTCTTGCGGGAGAGGCCGGGCAAAGGCCTTGAGGGGCGGGGAGAGGGCTGCGCAGAGTCGGGGGCGGGGCAACAATActaggaggggctgggggatgtgggggggactgggagggagactgggagggaactgggagggactggggatCTAGAAAGGGGCTGGGATGGGCTGAGGGTACTAGGGACGGACTGGAAAGGCCTGGGGAAGGACTGCAGTCTCCTCAGCACCATTCCCAGTTTGGCTTCTCGGGGACAAGCAACCAAGGGCTGCCCCAAGCCTTCTGTGGTGGCCCTGGGGTCTCAGTTTGGTCCTGTTGGGAGCTCATCAGCATCTCAGAGGTTTGAGGAGCTCCAAAGGCCACCATGGATGTCCTGTGGGGGCCACAAGGTCCCAGTTTGGTCCTCTTGGGAGCTCATCAGTATCTCAGAGGCTTGAGGAGCTCCAAAGGCCACCATGGATGTCCTGTGGGGGCCACAAGGTCCCAGTTTGGTCCTGTTGAGCTCCCATCAGCATCTCAGAGGCTTGAGATGCTCCCATGGCACCACCCAAAGGCCATCTGCGGTGGCTACAAGGTCCCAGTTTGGTCCTGTTGGGCTCCCATCAGCATCTCAGAGGCCTGAGGAGCTCCAAAGGGACCTCCTGTGATGCCTTCAGACCGAGTGAGCAgacccaggcccctcagcaccaggccAGGTCACCAACCCAGCCTCAGGAGGTGGCGccggaggaggtggtggtggcagtggtggagctggaggaggtgggCAGGGGTGGGCGGCGGCGGCGTGGCGCTCCAGCAGGGTGCGGTGGGAGAAGCCCTTGGAGCAGAGGTGGCACTGGAAGCGCTCAGGCCTGTGGGTCCTCATGTGGACGTTGAGGGAACTCTTCTGGGTGAAGCGCTTGCTGCAGACGGTGCACTGGAAGGCTCGGACCCCGGTGTGGGTCACCAGGTGCTTCAGCAGGTAGTCCCGCAGCGAGAAGCAGCGCCAGCAGATggagcactggtgaggcttctcccctgggtgggggtgggtgggcaACCACAGGTCACTTGGTGTGGGGCTCAATATGGGTCAGCCTAAGTCAAGCTGGATCAATGCAGGTCAAGCTGGGTCAATGCAGGTCAAAGTGGGTCAATGCAGGTCAGCATGGATCAGTGCAAGTCAATACGGATCAACACAGGTCAACGTGAGTCAATACAGGTCAACATGGGTCAATACAGGTCAAGATGGATCAATACAGTTCAAGGTGGGTCAATACAGGTCAAGGTGAGTCAACATGGGTCAATACAGGTCAACATGGATCAATACAGATCAAGGTTGGTCAATACCAATCAAGGTAGGTCAATACATGTCAAGGTGGGTCAATACAGGTCAAGGTGGATCAACATGGGCCAGTACAGGTCAACATGCATCGATAGAGATCAAGGTTGGTCAGTACAAGTCAACATGGATCAATACAGGCCAAGGTTGGTCAATACAGATCAAGATGAATCAATACAGTTCAAAGTGGGTCAATACACGTCAACATGGATCAATACAGATCAAGGTTGGTCAATACCAATCAAGGTAGGTCAATACATGTCAAGGTGGGTCAATACAGGTCAAGGTGGATCAACATGGGCCAGTACAGGTCAACATGCATCAATAGAGATCAAGGTTGGTCAGTACAAGTCAACATGGATCAATACAGGCCAAGGCTGATCAATACAGGTCAAGATAGGTCAATATGGGTCAATACAGGTCAAGGTTGGTCAATACAGATTAAGATGAATCAGTACAGTTCAAAGTGGGTTAATACAGGTTAAGGTGAGTCAACACGGATCAATATGCATTGATAGAGATCAAGGTTGGTCAGTACAAGTCAACATGGATCAATACAGGCCAAGGCTGGTCAATACAGGTCAAAATGGATCAATACAGATCAAGGTGGGTCAACAGAGGTCAAGGTGAATCAACATGGGTCAATACAGGTCACCATGGATCAATACAGATCAAGGTTGGTCAATACAAGTCAACAGGGATTGATCCAATCAAGAATGGGTCAAGGTTGTTCAATACAGGTCAGTGTGGGGCAATATGGGTCCATGGAGGTCCAGGTGGGTCAACAGAGGTCAGGTTGGGTTGATACAGGTCGAGGTGGGTCTATACAGGTCAAAATAGGTCAATACAGGTCAATGTGGGCAAATACAGGTCAATGTGGGGCAACATAGGTCAATAGAGGTCAACATGGATCAATAAAGGTCAAAATGGGTCAAGGTGGCTCAATACAGGTTAATGTGGGTCAAGACGGGTCAATACAGCTGAAGGTGGGTCAATACAGGTCAACATGGCTCAATACAGGTCAAGGTGGGTCAAAACAGGTCAAAGAGGGTCAAGAAGGGTCAAGGACAGTCAAAAGAGGTCAAGGTGGATCAGTACATGTCAAGGTGGGGCAATACAGGTCAAGATGAGTCAGTTCAAGTCAACATGGGTCAAGTCAGGTCAACATGGGTCAATACACGGCAAGTGTCAATACAGGTCAATACAGGTCAAGGTGGGTCAATACAGGTCAAGGTGGGTCAATACAGGTCAAGGTGGGCCAATACAGGGGAAGGTGGGTCAATACAGGTCAAGGTGGGTCAATACAGGGGAAGGTGGGTCAATACAGGTCAAGGTGGGTCAATACAGGGGAAGTTGGGTCAATACAGGTCAAGGTGGGTCAATACAGGTCAAGGTGGGTCAATATAGGTGAAGTTGGGTCAATACAGGTCAAGGTGAGTCAATACAGGTCAAGGTGGGCCAATACAGGGGAAGGTGGGTCAATACAGGTCAAGGTGGGTCAATACAGGTCAAGGTGGGTCAATACAGGGGAAGTTGGGTCAATACAGGTCAAGGTGGGTCAATACAGGGGAAGTTGGGTCAATACAGGTCAAGGTGGGTCAATACAGGGGAAGTTGGGTCAATACAGGTCAAGGTGGGTCAATACAGGTCAAGGTGGGTCAATACAGGTCAAGGTGGGTCAATACAGGGGAAGTTGGGTCAATACAGGTCAAGGTGGGTCAATACAGGGGAAGTTGGGTCAATACAGGTCAAGTTAGGCCAATACAGGTCAAGGTGGGTCAATACAGGTCGAGGTGGGTCAATACAGGTCGAGGTGGGTCAATACAGGTCAGTGTTGCTCAGTTAAGGTCAATGTGGGTCAATATGGATCCATAAAGGTCACTTGTGCCAACATCGATCAGTACAGGTCACTGTGGCTCAGGAAGTCACCGTGAGTGGACAGGGGCCAAGGAGGTCACCATGAGTCAGGTGCCAAGGAGGTCCAGGCAAGTCCATCccattccttcctccccccaccctcatccaccacatccccaccacctcctgacCTTCTTGCCCCAACCACCCTTctacctcctccctcccccccccaatgcCCTGGAGCCCCTTAGGCCTCCAGACAGTCCCCAAGGTACCCCCCGGCTGTCCCCAAGGtacccccaggctgcccccaggctgtccccaaggtacccccaggctgtccccaaggTACCCCCCGGCTGTCCCCAAGGtacccccaggctgcccccagacAGTCCCCAAGGTACCCCCCGGCTGTCCCCAAGGtacccccaggctgcccccaggctgttcCCAAGGTacccccaggctgtccccaggctgcccccaggctgtcccccGGTGTCCCTCACTCACCGGAGTGGATGAACAGGTGCTTGGTGTAGTTCTTGCGGGAGCTGAAGGTCTTCTGGCAGTGCCCACATTGGTAGGAGGTTTCAGGGCACCTTGAAGGTCCAGCTTGGGCTACCCCAGCACCCATggtgccaccaccaccagcagcagcatccagccAAGCCTCGGTGCTCACggtgccaccaccaccaccagcacccagccaagCCTCGGTGCCCACGgtgccactgccaccaccaccagcagcagcacccagccaagCCTCGGTGCCCAcggtgccaccagcagcagcacccagccaagCCTTGGTGCCCACggtgccaccaccaccagcagcagcacccaaccCAACCTCAGTGCCCACAGTGCCACCTCTACCATCAACACCGAGCCAAACCTCAGTGCCCATAGTGCCActaccaccagcagcaggatccAGCCAAACCTCAGTGCCCACAgtgccaccaccagcacccaacCCAACCTCAGTGCCCATGGTGccgccaccaccagcagcagcacccaatCCAACCTCAGTGCCCACGGTGccgccaccaccagcagcagcacccaaccCAACCTCAGTGCCCACggtgccaccaccaccaccaccagcacccaatCCAACCTCAGTGCCCACGGTGccgccaccaccagcagcagcacccaaccCAACCTCAGTGCCCACGGTGCCACCACGACCACCAACCCCCAATCCAACCTCGGTGCCCACTGGTGGTGCCCCCAACCCAACCTCAGTGCCCACggtgccaccaccaccaccaccagcccccAACCCAACCTCAGTGCCCGCTGGTAGtgcccccaacccaaacccagtgCCCACGgtgccaccacccccagcacccaaccCAACCTCAGTGCCCACTGGCGGTgtccccaacccaaccccagcgCCCCCTGAGGTGTTGGCAGCAGCGGTGGCGGTGGTGGCGACGGCAACCACCTTGCCCCCATAGCTCGGTGCCCCTCTGGGTGCCCCcgggccaggctcagctccaggctTGGCCACGTCCTCGGCAGCCCAGGGCGGGAGGAAGGCCTCAGGGAAGACCTCGGTGGCACCAAACCGTGGCGCCGGCTCCTCAGCGGCCAACAGTGGCGCCGGGAAACCTCCTTCGGCACCGccgccaccaccaccctcctcctcctcctctccctcctcctcctccttccccggCAGCCAGAGCCTCACCGGCCGCCTCTGCTTgcggctgtggcaggaggggttggccGCCCCCCAAGCCCCCGGCGGCTCCTCCGCCCCTCGCggcatcaccaccaccacctcctcccgaGGCGCCCCCAGGGCGGCCGGCACCCCGCCGCCCCCCAGCAGGATCCTGGTGCACTCCTCGATCACCGCCCGGATCTGCAGCACCGAGGCCGCcgtcagcagctgcagggcctcGGAGGGCGCCACCGCCAGGCGGCCGCTGTAGAGGAAGCGCACCAGGCGGCGCAGGGCGGCGGCGGGCACGGCGGCGGGCACCTCGATGGCCGagtggcccagcagcagcttgtcgTGGAAGAAGGGGCTGCCGGCGGCCAGCACGCAGCGGTGCGCCCGCAGGGTGGCCTCCCGCGCCCGCAGCGTCACGTCGCAGAAGAGGCCTCCCAGCCGCTGCCCCTCCAGCCGCGCCAGCAGCGAGCGCCCGAAGGCCTGCAGCCGGATGTGGTGCACCGCCTCGGGCATGGCGCCCGCGGCAGCAGCAGGGCGACCggcgcggggcgggcggcgATGGGATCACGGGGCGGGGGCGGTGGGAtctgaggtggtggtggtgggatcAGAGGTGGTGGTGCTTGGACCAGAGGTGATGGTGGTGGCGGTGGGATCAGAGGTGATGGTGGTGGGACCAGAGGTGATGGTGGTGGCGGTGGGatcagaggtggtggtggttggaccagaggtgatggtggtgggaccagaggtggtggtggtggtggtgggatcTGAGGTGGTGGTGCTCGGATCAGAGGTGATGGTGGTGGGaccagaggtggtggtggttggatcagaggtgatggtggtgggaccagagatggtggtggtggcacagggaggggctAGTGGTTGGACcagaagtggtggtggtggtgggatcAGAGTTGGTGGTGGGACTGGAGGTGGTGGTTGGaccagaggtggtggtgggatcagaggtggtggtggtggtggcacacggagggggtggtggtggcacagggagggggtggtggttggcccagaggtggtggtggtggtggcacagggagggggtggtggttggcccggaggtggtggtggtggagctgtgAAGAGAAGAGGATGGGGTTGggtggctgagggcagcagagaaggggTGAGGAGATCTGGGAGGGCATCGGGAGGGGCTTGGGAGGGCACTGAGGGCATCTGGAGAGGGTCAGAGCATCTCTGAGGGCatcagcagggcctggggacagctcccagctgtgggcagggcctggggacATCCCCGAGGGGTGGGGAAGACCCCGAGGTgtccctgggggggctgggggatggcaccgagggcagggctggggacagctcccGGGGCCGGGGACAGCCAATGGGAGATCAccaagggctggggacagccaaAGGGAAGTTCCCAGGGGTGGGGGACACCCAATAGGaagccagcaggggctggggaccaCCAATGGGAGGCCACCAAGTGCTGGGGACACCCAATAAGatgcctgcaggggcaggggacagccaatGGGCGgttccctggggcaggggatAGCCAATGGGaggctcccaggggcaggggacacCCAATGGAAGGCTCCCAAGGGCAGGGGACACCCAATGGAaggctcccaggggcaggggacagccaatGGGAGGCTCcaaggggcaggggacagccaatgggaggctcccaggggctggggacacccAATGGAaggctcccaggggcaggggacagccaatGGGAGGTTCCCACGGGCTGGGTCAGCCAATGGGaggctcccaggggcaggggacagccaatGGGAGactccctggagctggggatAGCCAATGGGaggctcccaggggcaggggacagccaatgggaggctccctggggctgtagACAGCCAACGGGAGGTTCCCACGGGCTGGGTCAGCCAATGGGaggctcccaggggcaggggacagccaatgggaggctccctggggctgtagACAGCCAACGGGAGGTTCCCACGGGCTGGGTCAGCCAATGGGAGgctcccaggggctggggacagccaaGGGGAGgttcccaggggctggggatAGCCAATGGGaggctcccaggggcagggggcacgcaataagcagcctgcaggggcagggagcacccAATGggaggccagcaggggcagggggcggggcCCCACTCACCTCCCGCCGGAACCGCCGCCGGGCGCGAGCGCGGAGCCTCCGGCGCCACTTCCGGTCAGCGTCGCGCGTCACTTCCGGCCCCGCCCCCCGCGGCGCccggaggggaggaggggccGCGGCAGGAGCCCGGCCGGCGCCGCGCGGTCCTAGCGCCCCCCCGCGGCGGCCCGGGGGAGGCAGCGCAGGGCAGCGGCCGCAGCCCGcggggctctgctggggaccCGCCCCGGGACCCGCCCCGGGACCCGCCCCGGGGCCGGCAGCCGCTGCAGACCCCAGCGGCAGCCACCGCCTCTGGGGGGCCCTGTGGAGCCGGCAGGGATCCCCTGCGGCTGGGATCCACTATGGACCCCCCAGGGATCCACGAGGGGCGGGGTCCCCTGGAGACCCTCCCAGGGATCCACTGGGGCTGGGATCCCCTATGGACCCCCCAGGGATCCACGAGGGGCAGGGTCCCCTGGAGACCCTCCCAGGGATCCCCTGCGGCTGGGATCCACTATGGAACCCCAGGGATCCACGAGGGGCAGGGTCCCCTGGAGACCCTCCCAGGGATCCACTGGGGCTGGGATCCACTATGGACCCCCCAGGGATCCACGAGGGGCGGGGTCCCCTGGAGACCCTCCCAGGGATCCACTGGGGCTGGGATCCCCTATGGACCCCCCAGGGATCCGGTGGGGAGAGGGCTCAGACCTGGGGGGG encodes:
- the LOC128899693 gene encoding LOW QUALITY PROTEIN: transcription intermediary factor 1-beta-like (The sequence of the model RefSeq protein was modified relative to this genomic sequence to represent the inferred CDS: deleted 1 base in 1 codon); translation: MSGPAPDPGDPAAKRADPLDLLESCGLCRSRLKAEREPRLLPCLHSVCKDCLRPSPQPAAGPGPGRAVVSCPLCHQLWALEEVTENFFLRDSSAQQAAPSPGPSQCCTSCEDNAAATSYCLECSEPLCDTCVEAHQRVKYTKDHTLQAAESSRAKDASRPIFCSEHHQEPLALFCATCEAVTCRHCQLGAHKDHQYQALEDAVRSQRKTLVTLLKHLGDKHATLQRASKEVRGFLRQVAEVQQKVQVEVKVAILQVMRELNKRSKALLGDAQRLLERQQERLERQHWAMAGLQQRQEHLLRFASRALASPDPAALLLSKKLICCQLQEALGVVVEPVEPQGGLKFQWDLEAWTKSAENFGAIVLERGVPSLATSPQMAESPAPSQL
- the LOC128899694 gene encoding zinc finger and BTB domain-containing protein 45-like, whose product is MPEAVHHIRLQAFGRSLLARLEGQRLGGLFCDVTLRAREATLRAHRCVLAAGSPFFHDKLLLGHSAIEVPAAVPAAALRRLVRFLYSGRLAVAPSEALQLLTAASVLQIRAVIEECTRILLGGGGVPAALGAPREEVVVVMPRGAEEPPGAWGAANPSCHSRKQRRPVRLWLPGKEEEEGEEEEEGGGGGGAEGGFPAPLLAAEEPAPRFGATEVFPEAFLPPWAAEDVAKPGAEPGPGAPRGAPSYGGKVVAVATTATAAANTSGGAGVGGTVGTEAWLGAGGGGGTVSTEAWLDAAAGGGGTMGAGVAQAGPSRCPETSYQCGHCQKTFSSRKNYTKHLFIHSGEKPHQCSICWRCFSLRDYLLKHLVTHTGVRAFQCTVCSKRFTQKSSLNVHMRTHRPERFQCHLCSKGFSHRTLLERHAAAAHPCPPPPAPPLPPPPPPAPPPEAGLVTWPGAEGPGSAHSV